The genomic interval TGTAGCCGTAGCCGCCGTGCACCTGGATCGCGAGATCGTTGGCGGCGAGACACCATTGCGACGGCCAGCTCTTGGCGATGGGCGTGAGCAGATCGAGCAGCAGCGCGAGCGGCGCGCGCTCGCGTTCGTCGTCAGTGGCACGGGTTTCGTCGATGAGCTTCGCGCACCACAGGTTCAGCGCGAGCGCGCCTTCCACGTAGCTCTTTTGCGCGAGCAGCATGCGCCGCACGTCGGCATGCTCCACGAGCTTCACTTGCGGCGCCGCCGCGTCCTTGCTGCTCGCGGTGATCGGGCGCCCCTGCGGCCGGTTGCGCGCGTAATCGAGCGCGTGCAGATAGCCCGTGTAACCGAGGAGAGTCGCGCCGAGACCCACGCCGATGCGCGCCTCGTTCATCATGTGGAACATGTAGGCGAGCCCGCGATGCGCCTCGCCCACCCGATATCCCACGGCGCCTGCGCGCCCGAGCGGCGTGTGCCGCGTGCCTTCGCCGAAGTTGAGCAGGCAGTTGGTCGTGCCGCGATAACCGAGCTTGTGATTGAGGCCCGCGAGCACGACGTCGTTGCGCTCGCCGCGCGCGCCGTTTTCGTCGACGAGAAACTTCGGCACGATGAACAGCGAGAGCCCCTTCACGCCCGGGATCAGTTTGCCGTCGGGGCCGGGAATCTTGGCGAGCACGAGATGCACGATGTTCTCGGCGAGTTCGTGATCGCCGCCCGAAATCCACATCTTGTTGCCGCGCAGCCGGTATTGCGCGCCGAGCGGCGAGTCGCATTCGAAGTCGGCGCGCGTGGCCACGTCGGCGAGCGACGAACCCGCCTGCGGCTCCGAAAGACACATCGTGCCGAAAAAGCGGCCTTCGAGTTCGGGCCGCACGAAGGCGTCGATCTGCGCGGCGCTGCCGTGCGTGAGCAGCAAGTTCGCATTGCCGATGGTGAGAAACGGATACGCGCTCGTGCCCACGTTGGCGCCCGTGAACCACGCGAAGCCGGCCTTTTCGACCACCAGCGGCAACTGCATGCCGCCATATTCGTAGTCCTGGCCGGCCGCCATCAGGCCCGCCTCGCAGAACGCCTTCAGCGCCGTTTCGACCTCGGGGATGAGCGTGACCGTTTCGCCGTCGACCTGCGGCTCGTGCTGGTCGCTCTTCTTGTTGTGCGGCGCGAACAGGTCGGTGGCCATGCGCTCGCAGGTGTCGAGCGCGGCGTCGAAGGTCTCGCGGCTGTGGTCGGCGTAACGCGCAATGCGCGTGAGCGCCGTCACGTCGAGCCATTCGTAGAGCAGGAAGTTGAGATCGCGGCGGGAAAGGATCAGCGACATGGCGGGATGGTCTCTCGGCTTCGAAGGGAAGGCACGATCGTAGCCCGAAATAGAACGATCGTGCGATGGGTGTTTGCGCGAGCGGCGTGCTGTCCCACCGCGCTTCCGATTCTGGCAAGAATCGGTCATGATCGGCGTTCATCCTTCCAGAAAGCGAGAACGCGATGGACCGGCTCGACGCCATGCATGTGTTGATCGCCGTGGTGGACGCGGGCAGCCTCTCGGCGGCGGCGCGGCGTCTGGGCATGCCGCTCGCCACGGTGAGCCGCAAGGTCAACGACCTCGAGTCGCACCTCAAGACGCGGCTGCTCACGCGCAGCACGCGCCAGCTCACGTTGACCGAAGCGGGCGAGTCGTATGTGGCCGCGTGCCGCCGCATCCTCGACGAAGTGGGCGAGGCCGAGCGCGCGGCCACCGGCGAGTACCGCGCGCC from Paraburkholderia acidisoli carries:
- a CDS encoding acyl-CoA dehydrogenase, producing MSLILSRRDLNFLLYEWLDVTALTRIARYADHSRETFDAALDTCERMATDLFAPHNKKSDQHEPQVDGETVTLIPEVETALKAFCEAGLMAAGQDYEYGGMQLPLVVEKAGFAWFTGANVGTSAYPFLTIGNANLLLTHGSAAQIDAFVRPELEGRFFGTMCLSEPQAGSSLADVATRADFECDSPLGAQYRLRGNKMWISGGDHELAENIVHLVLAKIPGPDGKLIPGVKGLSLFIVPKFLVDENGARGERNDVVLAGLNHKLGYRGTTNCLLNFGEGTRHTPLGRAGAVGYRVGEAHRGLAYMFHMMNEARIGVGLGATLLGYTGYLHALDYARNRPQGRPITASSKDAAAPQVKLVEHADVRRMLLAQKSYVEGALALNLWCAKLIDETRATDDERERAPLALLLDLLTPIAKSWPSQWCLAANDLAIQVHGGYGYTREYNVEQFWRDNRLNPIHEGTHGIQALDLLGRKVVIQDGAALALLAKRVQASVERAQSGTAAAGGTALANHAHALGAALARLIDVTKQVWAAGDPAVTLANASVYLEAFGHVVLAWIWLEQALVASVALAEPTSAQSDDAGFYRGKLAACAYFFAWELPKTSAQFDLLASLDRTTLDMQDAWF